Proteins encoded within one genomic window of Kibdelosporangium phytohabitans:
- a CDS encoding urease subunit alpha, giving the protein MTSIDRDRYAELFGPTTGDRIRLADTNLLIEVTEDRSTGAGAGDEVIFGGGKVIRESMGQGVVTRAQGAPDLVITGVVILDHWGVVKADVGVRDGKIVAIGKAGNPDVMDGVDPALVIGPSTEILAGNGKILTAGGIDCHVHFICPQLTDQALASGLTTMVGGGTGPVEGSKATTVTPGAWNIGRMLQAMQDQPVNVLLLGKGNTVSHEGLREQLRAGAGGFKLHEDWGSTPAAIDACLTVADESGVQVAIHTDTLNEAGFVESTLDAIAGRSINAYHTEGAGGGHAPDIIRVVSEANVLPSSTNPTRPHTANTLEEHLDMLMVCHHLNPSVPEDLAFAESRIRPTTIAAEDVLHDLGAISMISSDSQAMGRIGEVIIRTWQTAHVMKDRRGALPGDTAADNARARRYVAKYTINPAIAHGIDKWVGSVEVGKLADLVLWEPKFFGVRPHVVLKAGFTAWAAMGDANASIPTPQPVYARPMFGAAPSVAIDSGLHFVAQEALDSDVADVFRINRELVGVTGTRRVTKADMLLNDAMPDVRVDADSFAVHVDGELVEPQPVDRLPLAQRYFLF; this is encoded by the coding sequence GTGACCTCGATCGACCGTGACCGGTACGCGGAGCTGTTCGGCCCCACCACAGGCGACCGGATCCGGTTGGCCGACACGAACCTGCTGATCGAGGTCACCGAGGACCGCAGTACGGGTGCGGGCGCCGGTGACGAGGTGATCTTCGGCGGCGGCAAGGTGATCCGCGAGTCGATGGGCCAGGGCGTGGTCACGCGGGCGCAGGGCGCGCCGGACCTGGTGATCACCGGTGTGGTGATCCTGGACCACTGGGGCGTGGTCAAGGCGGACGTCGGCGTGCGCGACGGCAAGATCGTCGCGATCGGCAAGGCGGGCAACCCCGATGTGATGGACGGTGTCGATCCCGCGCTGGTGATCGGGCCGTCCACGGAGATCCTCGCGGGCAACGGCAAGATCCTCACCGCGGGCGGCATCGACTGCCACGTGCACTTCATCTGCCCGCAGCTGACCGACCAGGCGCTCGCGTCCGGTCTGACGACGATGGTCGGCGGCGGCACCGGCCCGGTGGAGGGCAGCAAGGCCACCACGGTCACGCCCGGCGCGTGGAACATCGGCCGGATGTTGCAGGCGATGCAGGACCAGCCGGTCAACGTCCTCCTGCTGGGCAAGGGGAACACGGTCAGCCACGAAGGCCTGCGGGAACAGCTCCGGGCGGGCGCGGGCGGTTTCAAGCTGCACGAGGACTGGGGCTCGACGCCCGCCGCGATCGACGCGTGCCTGACCGTCGCCGACGAATCCGGTGTGCAGGTCGCGATCCACACGGACACGTTGAACGAGGCCGGGTTCGTGGAGTCCACTTTGGATGCCATCGCCGGCCGGTCGATCAACGCGTACCACACCGAAGGCGCGGGCGGCGGGCACGCGCCGGACATCATCCGCGTGGTCTCCGAGGCCAATGTGCTGCCGTCGTCGACGAATCCGACGCGCCCGCACACCGCGAACACGCTCGAAGAACACCTGGACATGCTCATGGTGTGCCACCACCTGAACCCGTCCGTGCCCGAGGACCTCGCGTTCGCCGAGTCGCGGATCCGGCCGACCACGATCGCGGCCGAGGACGTGCTGCACGACCTCGGCGCGATCTCGATGATCAGCTCGGACTCGCAGGCGATGGGCCGGATCGGCGAGGTGATCATCCGGACGTGGCAGACCGCGCACGTGATGAAGGACCGGCGCGGCGCGCTGCCCGGTGACACGGCCGCCGACAACGCGCGGGCGCGTCGATATGTCGCCAAATACACGATCAACCCGGCCATCGCGCACGGCATCGACAAGTGGGTCGGCTCGGTCGAGGTCGGCAAACTGGCGGACCTCGTGCTGTGGGAACCGAAGTTCTTCGGTGTCCGGCCACACGTCGTGCTGAAGGCCGGGTTCACCGCTTGGGCGGCGATGGGCGACGCGAACGCCTCCATCCCGACGCCGCAACCGGTGTACGCACGGCCGATGTTCGGTGCGGCGCCGTCGGTCGCGATCGACAGCGGGCTGCATTTCGTCGCGCAGGAGGCGTTGGACTCCGACGTGGCGGACGTGTTCCGGATCAACAGAGAACTCGTCGGCGTGACCGGCACCCGCCGGGTGACGAAGGCGGACATGCTGCTCAACGACGCCATGCCGGACGTGCGGGTCGACGCGGACAGCTTCGCGGTGCACGTCGACGGCGAACTGGTCGAACCCCAACCGGTCGACCGGCTCCCGTTGGCACAGCGGTATTTCCTGTTCTGA
- a CDS encoding urease accessory protein UreF, whose translation MHTVALVLSDSRFPGGGHVHSGGLEEAAARGLVTDIPSLGLFLAGRLRTAGELAAIFAAAAVKHHDWSTLDEELDARTPSPAQRGASRAQGRATLRAGRGAWPSPVLDALVRATPRPHHAIVVGALTAIAGGSSADAALTAAYLSVSGPSSAAIRLLGLDPFAANAEVTRLSDAMRAVAERAVLAADLPPEDLPGPGAPGLDLLAEAHLRHHKEEVRLFAS comes from the coding sequence ATGCACACGGTCGCGCTCGTCCTGTCCGACTCCCGGTTCCCCGGCGGCGGGCACGTGCACTCCGGCGGTCTCGAAGAGGCCGCCGCGCGCGGGCTCGTCACCGACATCCCCTCACTCGGGCTGTTCCTGGCCGGACGGCTGCGCACAGCGGGGGAGCTGGCGGCGATCTTCGCCGCTGCCGCCGTGAAACACCACGATTGGTCCACTCTGGACGAAGAACTGGACGCGCGGACGCCGTCGCCCGCCCAACGCGGGGCATCACGGGCGCAAGGCCGGGCAACCCTCCGGGCGGGCCGCGGCGCGTGGCCGTCGCCGGTGCTGGATGCCTTGGTACGGGCCACTCCCAGGCCGCATCACGCCATCGTCGTCGGCGCGTTGACCGCGATCGCGGGAGGCTCGTCGGCCGATGCCGCGCTGACGGCCGCGTACCTGTCGGTCAGCGGACCGTCGAGCGCCGCGATCCGGTTGCTCGGGCTGGATCCGTTCGCCGCCAACGCGGAAGTGACCCGGCTGAGCGACGCCATGCGCGCCGTTGCCGAGCGTGCCGTGCTCGCGGCTGACCTGCCGCCCGAAGACCTGCCCGGCCCGGGAGCGCCGGGGCTGGACCTGTTGGCAGAGGCACATCTGCGCCACCACAAGGAAGAGGTACGGCTCTTTGCAAGCTGA
- the ureG gene encoding urease accessory protein UreG — MCATTRKRYGSLQADHTHTHPVNFDPTWSEPDHHEAAPQPGRAYRIGIGGPVGSGKTALTAALCRVFQGEVNLAVVTNDIYTTEDADFLRRAGVLDTDRIEAVQTGCCPHTAIRDDITANLDAVETLEERHPGLELVIIESGGDNLTAVFSRGLVDRQVFVVDVAGGDKVPRKGGPGVTTADLLVINKIDLAPLVGADLEVMAGDAARMRGDLPVIAQSLTETPGAPAVADWVRAQLPVRSG; from the coding sequence ATCTGCGCCACCACAAGGAAGAGGTACGGCTCTTTGCAAGCTGATCACACGCACACCCACCCGGTGAACTTCGACCCGACCTGGTCGGAGCCGGACCACCACGAAGCCGCGCCGCAGCCGGGCCGCGCCTACCGGATCGGCATCGGCGGCCCGGTCGGCAGCGGCAAGACCGCGTTGACCGCCGCGCTGTGCCGGGTGTTCCAGGGCGAGGTGAACCTCGCCGTGGTCACCAACGACATCTACACCACGGAGGACGCGGACTTCCTGCGTCGCGCGGGCGTGCTCGACACGGACCGGATCGAGGCAGTGCAGACCGGCTGCTGCCCGCACACCGCGATCCGCGACGACATCACCGCGAACCTGGACGCCGTGGAGACGCTGGAAGAGCGCCACCCGGGGCTGGAGCTCGTGATCATCGAGAGCGGTGGCGACAACCTGACCGCGGTGTTCAGCCGGGGCCTGGTCGACCGGCAGGTCTTCGTCGTTGACGTGGCCGGCGGCGACAAGGTGCCACGCAAGGGCGGTCCCGGCGTGACCACGGCGGACCTGCTCGTGATCAACAAGATCGACCTCGCTCCGCTGGTCGGGGCGGACCTGGAGGTGATGGCGGGCGACGCGGCCCGGATGCGCGGCGACCTGCCGGTGATCGCGCAGTCGCTGACCGAGACGCCCGGTGCGCCCGCCGTGGCCGACTGGGTCCGTGCCCAACTGCCAGTCAGGTCGGGATGA